From a region of the Flavobacterium sediminilitoris genome:
- a CDS encoding SusC/RagA family TonB-linked outer membrane protein translates to MKFKFNKLLTLIVLMLGQLILAQVKTVSGTVSDVNGLPLPGVSIVEKGSNNGTQADFDGKFKINTKQGATLVFSYVSMKTQEVIVTSTVLNIILEEEVTALETIVVVGYGTQKKSEVTGSVSQIKGDAIQGLVTPSFEGQLAGRAAGVQITTSNGIIGEVPRIRIRGIASITSGTYPLVVIDGMPVYTGDIGGYASTNALGDLNPNDIESYEVLKDGAATAIYGSRAANGVILITTKKGKKGTMSINYNNVIGFASAVKTFDLLETPDFLVIANEKRTNRGQAPWAVGDTYNTDWQAAVLNKSALQMDHSLSFNGGSEKTKYFMSIGYTEQSGIAKANDMVRYSMRTNIEHDLNKWLSMGGGLALTRTEYNGLNTGTSSLSGNIFNATRQLPNTPIYDNNNPTGYNLDDTVVGQWDNTDAVGDNIPNIVYVLDHNKYYSKVNRTLANFFISADITKGLNFRMQASADNPITSGFLYWNPVHGDGNSSNGRLQNNNTDLLRWNWQNILNYNKTFAEHHNIGLTLVTEYQKQKNQSFFGVGKGLLDEFYNQNLVTGSYNTQESGGGIIETGIISYIGRLNYNYKQKYFLQGSIRRDGLSQLAPENRWATFTGYSAGWNIAKESFMENINHIVSEFKIRGSYSQVANTNIGSYPYLNLTSPSQYGSLNGIGFTQYGTYDLNWESSKKTDFGVDFSLLNNKIQFTFDYFKNNSDGLILDVPTAPTLGIPNNSISKNTGSVDNTGLEFSIEYNVINKDHLKWNIGANISFIKNEITSLPNGATELPPGTNNIIRVGESINSLYGIKYWGVNPANGNPVYYKADGSLVQGNIPTGTYFVFDPNNPSDLSTSSSLSASTDRVILGNTLPKYYGGFNSKLSYKNLDFSFLFRFSGGNKIFNSTRRDLLTQNLNNNSTEILGRWQSIDNPGDGITPRLWASSNTFTNLTSIATSRFVEDGDFISLDNVTLAYNLPKTVTDIIKVDAFRFFVQAQNMLIITKYKGLNPEMESAGVDLNGTPRAKIFSMGINVKL, encoded by the coding sequence ATGAAATTTAAATTTAACAAATTACTAACATTAATAGTATTAATGTTAGGACAGTTGATTTTAGCACAGGTCAAAACTGTTTCCGGAACAGTATCTGATGTCAATGGACTTCCCTTGCCAGGGGTATCTATTGTCGAAAAAGGAAGCAACAACGGAACGCAAGCCGATTTTGATGGGAAATTTAAAATTAACACTAAACAAGGAGCAACTTTAGTCTTCAGTTATGTTAGTATGAAAACACAAGAAGTTATTGTAACATCAACTGTACTAAATATAATATTAGAAGAAGAAGTTACAGCTCTTGAAACTATTGTAGTTGTAGGTTATGGAACTCAAAAGAAAAGTGAAGTAACTGGGTCAGTATCACAAATAAAAGGAGATGCTATTCAAGGGCTTGTTACTCCTAGTTTTGAAGGACAACTAGCAGGTAGAGCCGCTGGTGTACAAATAACAACTTCAAATGGAATAATTGGTGAAGTCCCAAGGATTCGAATCAGAGGTATCGCTTCAATTACTTCAGGAACTTACCCTCTTGTTGTAATTGACGGAATGCCTGTTTACACAGGAGACATAGGTGGTTATGCAAGTACAAATGCATTAGGTGACCTTAATCCAAACGATATTGAATCTTATGAAGTTTTAAAAGATGGAGCAGCAACTGCAATATATGGTTCAAGAGCAGCAAATGGAGTTATATTAATAACTACAAAAAAAGGAAAAAAAGGAACAATGTCTATAAATTACAATAATGTCATAGGTTTTGCTTCTGCTGTAAAAACATTTGATCTATTGGAAACTCCAGATTTTCTAGTGATTGCTAATGAAAAAAGAACAAACAGAGGTCAAGCACCTTGGGCCGTTGGTGATACTTATAATACGGATTGGCAAGCAGCTGTTTTAAATAAAAGCGCACTTCAAATGGACCATAGCTTGTCATTTAACGGAGGATCTGAAAAAACAAAATACTTTATGTCTATTGGATATACCGAACAATCAGGAATTGCAAAAGCAAATGATATGGTACGCTATTCTATGAGAACCAATATTGAACATGATTTAAACAAATGGTTATCTATGGGAGGAGGTTTAGCTCTTACTAGAACTGAATACAATGGATTAAATACTGGAACCAGCTCATTATCAGGTAATATATTCAATGCTACCAGACAATTACCTAATACTCCGATATACGATAACAACAACCCAACAGGGTATAATTTAGATGATACTGTTGTCGGTCAATGGGATAATACTGATGCTGTTGGTGATAATATTCCAAATATTGTTTATGTATTAGATCATAATAAATATTATTCTAAAGTAAATCGAACTCTAGCAAACTTCTTTATCTCCGCTGATATTACTAAAGGATTAAACTTTAGAATGCAAGCAAGTGCTGACAATCCTATAACAAGTGGTTTTTTATACTGGAACCCTGTACATGGAGACGGCAACAGCTCTAATGGAAGACTACAAAATAACAATACAGATCTATTACGATGGAACTGGCAAAATATTTTAAACTACAATAAAACTTTTGCAGAACACCACAATATTGGTTTAACACTCGTAACAGAGTATCAAAAACAAAAAAACCAATCATTCTTTGGAGTTGGAAAGGGTTTATTGGATGAATTCTATAATCAAAACTTAGTTACTGGTTCTTACAATACACAAGAGTCTGGAGGAGGCATTATAGAAACAGGAATTATATCATATATTGGCCGTTTAAATTATAATTACAAACAAAAGTATTTTTTACAAGGATCTATTAGACGTGATGGTCTTTCTCAATTAGCTCCGGAAAATAGATGGGCAACTTTTACAGGGTATTCTGCAGGATGGAATATTGCAAAAGAAAGTTTCATGGAAAATATCAATCACATTGTTTCAGAATTTAAAATTAGAGGATCTTATTCTCAAGTTGCAAATACTAATATTGGAAGTTATCCTTATTTAAATTTAACAAGTCCTTCTCAATATGGAAGTTTGAATGGTATTGGATTTACTCAATATGGAACTTATGATTTAAATTGGGAGTCTAGCAAGAAAACAGATTTTGGTGTTGATTTCAGTTTATTAAACAATAAAATTCAATTCACTTTTGATTATTTTAAAAATAATAGTGATGGATTAATTTTAGATGTCCCTACTGCCCCTACATTAGGCATACCAAACAACTCAATATCAAAAAACACAGGATCAGTAGATAACACAGGATTAGAGTTCTCCATTGAATACAATGTAATCAACAAAGACCATTTAAAATGGAACATCGGAGCCAACATTTCCTTTATTAAAAATGAAATAACTTCTCTTCCAAATGGAGCAACAGAATTACCTCCTGGAACAAATAATATTATTAGAGTTGGCGAATCTATTAATTCATTATATGGGATTAAATATTGGGGTGTAAACCCTGCAAATGGTAATCCTGTTTACTATAAAGCAGATGGAAGTTTAGTGCAAGGAAACATTCCTACAGGGACTTATTTTGTTTTCGATCCAAATAATCCATCAGATTTAAGTACTTCTTCTTCTCTAAGCGCATCAACAGATAGAGTAATTTTAGGAAATACATTACCTAAATATTATGGTGGGTTTAACTCTAAACTTAGTTACAAAAATTTAGATTTCAGTTTCTTATTTAGATTTAGTGGAGGAAATAAAATATTCAATTCAACTAGAAGAGATTTATTAACCCAAAACTTAAACAACAACAGTACCGAAATATTAGGAAGATGGCAAAGTATAGACAATCCTGGTGATGGTATTACTCCAAGATTATGGGCAAGTTCTAACACCTTTACTAACCTAACTAGTATTGCCACATCTCGTTTTGTAGAAGATGGAGACTTCATCAGTTTGGATAATGTTACTTTAGCTTATAATTTACCAAAAACAGTAACTGATATTATAAAAGTAGATGCTTTTAGATTTTTTGTTCAAGCACAAAATATGCTTATAATAACAAAGTATAAAGGTCTTAATCCAGAAATGGAAAGTGCAGGTGTTGATTTAAACGGAACACCTAGAGCAAAAATTTTCTCAATGGGGATCAATGTAAAACTTTAA
- a CDS encoding 5-formyltetrahydrofolate cyclo-ligase, with amino-acid sequence MNKKELRKKYKTKREKLTFEEIEDKSLAIANQLLQLDIWDKTYYHIFLPIKEQKEVNTEYILQILAGKDKEVVISKSNFETTTMTHFLLTDNTKIKKNKYNIPEPIDGIEVPSNKIDVVFIPLLAYDKQGNRVGYGKGFYDAFLKTCKPDVIKIGLSFFEPENCIDDIHSNDIKLDYCITNFVRLML; translated from the coding sequence ATGAACAAGAAAGAGCTACGAAAAAAATATAAAACAAAAAGAGAAAAATTAACTTTTGAAGAGATTGAAGATAAAAGTTTAGCTATTGCAAACCAATTATTACAACTAGACATTTGGGACAAAACATATTATCATATTTTCTTACCTATTAAAGAACAAAAAGAAGTTAATACAGAATATATCTTACAAATTTTAGCAGGTAAAGATAAAGAAGTTGTTATTTCAAAATCTAACTTTGAAACAACAACCATGACACACTTTTTGCTAACCGATAACACAAAAATTAAAAAAAATAAATATAATATTCCAGAGCCAATTGATGGAATAGAAGTTCCTTCAAATAAAATTGATGTTGTTTTCATCCCTCTTCTAGCTTACGACAAGCAAGGAAATCGCGTAGGATACGGAAAGGGATTTTATGATGCTTTTCTCAAAACCTGTAAACCTGACGTAATTAAGATAGGCTTATCATTCTTTGAACCTGAAAACTGCATTGATGATATCCATTCAAACGATATTAAATTAGATTACTGTATTACGAATTTTGTAAGATTAATGTTATAA
- a CDS encoding succinylglutamate desuccinylase/aspartoacylase family protein → MKNKAIQLLGESILPGESKTIDVEIAKLHTTTKLKIPIIIERSKIDGPIVLFSAGLHGDEINGTEIVRQIIIKKINKPKRGTIICIPIINIFGFVNQSRQFPDGRDLNRVFPGSKTGSLASRFAHFLIKEIIPIIDYAIDFHAGGASRFNAPQIRIVPNNSELKELASVFNTPFTLYSKNIQGSFRNACTRLGVKMLLFEGGKSLDLNSEITKEGVEGSKRFLAHLNMLNPKKEIKPNTNKTIFIEKSYWIRAHFSGMFIGLIKIGSYVKKGDTLATISDPFGKIEHKVKAPNNGYLINVNDAPIVYQGDAIFHISTQLEGLN, encoded by the coding sequence ATGAAAAACAAAGCAATTCAATTATTAGGGGAATCCATTTTACCTGGAGAAAGTAAAACTATTGATGTAGAAATTGCAAAACTACATACTACTACTAAACTTAAAATCCCTATTATCATTGAACGATCTAAGATAGATGGCCCTATTGTTTTATTTAGCGCAGGACTACATGGTGATGAAATAAACGGAACAGAAATCGTCCGTCAAATAATTATTAAAAAAATAAACAAACCTAAACGAGGAACTATAATTTGTATTCCAATTATCAATATTTTTGGTTTTGTAAATCAAAGTCGTCAATTTCCAGATGGTCGCGACTTAAATAGGGTTTTCCCAGGAAGTAAAACTGGCTCATTAGCCAGTAGATTTGCACATTTTCTTATTAAAGAAATCATTCCAATAATTGATTATGCTATTGATTTTCATGCTGGAGGAGCAAGTCGATTTAATGCTCCTCAAATACGAATTGTACCCAACAATTCAGAATTAAAAGAATTAGCCTCCGTATTTAACACTCCTTTTACATTATATTCTAAAAACATACAAGGCTCGTTTCGTAATGCATGTACAAGATTAGGTGTGAAAATGTTGCTTTTTGAAGGAGGAAAATCACTAGATTTAAACTCAGAAATAACAAAAGAAGGAGTAGAAGGGTCTAAACGATTTTTAGCACATTTAAATATGCTAAACCCGAAAAAAGAAATAAAACCCAATACTAATAAAACAATTTTTATTGAAAAATCTTACTGGATAAGAGCTCATTTTTCAGGAATGTTTATTGGACTAATAAAAATTGGTAGCTATGTTAAAAAAGGAGACACTTTAGCCACCATTTCAGATCCTTTTGGAAAAATTGAACACAAAGTTAAGGCACCAAATAATGGTTATTTAATCAATGTAAATGATGCTCCTATTGTATATCAAGGAGATGCTATATTTCACATTTCAACTCAATTAGAAGGACTCAATTAA
- the uvrC gene encoding excinuclease ABC subunit UvrC — protein MQTPLELQIQTLPDNPGVYQYFDKDDKILYVGKAKNLKKRVQSYFTKNHDNYKTSVLVKKIVSIKHIVVPTETDALLLENNLIKKLQPRYNVLLKDDKTYPWICIKREPFSRIFPTRNMIKDGSEYFGPYTSFKTVNTLLDLIKELYPLRTCNYDLSKSNIDSEKYKVCLEYHIGNCKGSCEGYEPLEEYQNRINAIREILKGNFKESLKEFKTLMTTLASEMKFEEAQKIKEKIDVLENYQAKSTILNPKISNIDVFSIVSDESMAYVNFLQISHGAIVRSHTMEIKKKLEETDEELLGLAIVELRERFHLLSKEIIVPFEVDLGENIKITVPKLGDKKQVLDLSIRNAKFYRMDQLKQIKIVDPDRHVNRIMAQMKKDLRLSLEPRHIECFDNSNIQGTNPVAACVVFKDGKASKKDYRHFNIKTVEGPDDFASMEEVVYRRYKRLLDEKEPLPQLIIIDGGKGQLSSALKSLDSLGLRGKIAIVGIAKRLEELFYPDDPIPLYLDKKSETLKIIQQLRNEAHRFGITHHRDKRSKSALQNSLESIPGIGEKTMITLLKHFKSVKRVQNASLKEISEIVGVSKAKKISDFYKTIQQPQ, from the coding sequence ATGCAAACACCTCTCGAACTTCAAATTCAAACATTGCCTGATAATCCTGGAGTATACCAATATTTTGATAAGGATGATAAGATTTTATATGTAGGAAAAGCTAAAAATTTAAAAAAGAGAGTTCAGTCTTATTTTACTAAGAATCATGATAATTATAAGACGTCTGTATTAGTTAAAAAAATAGTTTCTATAAAGCACATTGTTGTTCCTACAGAAACTGATGCGCTTCTTTTAGAAAATAATCTTATTAAAAAATTACAACCTCGTTATAATGTATTATTAAAAGACGATAAGACATATCCTTGGATTTGTATAAAAAGAGAACCTTTTTCTAGAATATTCCCTACAAGAAATATGATAAAAGATGGTTCGGAATATTTTGGACCTTATACTAGTTTTAAAACAGTTAATACACTTTTGGATTTAATTAAAGAATTATACCCATTGAGAACATGTAATTATGATTTGTCAAAATCAAATATTGACTCGGAGAAATATAAGGTATGTTTGGAATATCATATAGGAAATTGTAAAGGATCATGTGAAGGATATGAGCCTTTAGAAGAATATCAAAATCGGATAAATGCAATTCGAGAAATTTTAAAAGGTAATTTTAAAGAAAGCTTAAAAGAGTTTAAAACTTTAATGACAACTTTAGCTTCTGAAATGAAGTTTGAAGAAGCACAAAAAATAAAAGAAAAAATTGATGTTTTAGAAAATTATCAAGCAAAATCAACTATTTTAAATCCTAAAATATCAAATATTGACGTGTTCTCTATAGTTTCAGATGAAAGTATGGCTTACGTGAACTTTTTACAAATTTCTCATGGCGCTATTGTCAGGTCGCACACTATGGAAATTAAGAAAAAATTAGAGGAAACAGATGAAGAACTTTTAGGATTAGCGATAGTAGAACTACGAGAACGTTTTCATTTGCTTTCTAAAGAAATAATAGTTCCTTTTGAGGTGGATTTAGGAGAAAACATAAAAATTACAGTTCCTAAACTGGGAGATAAAAAACAAGTTTTAGATTTATCAATTCGAAATGCTAAGTTTTATAGAATGGATCAATTAAAGCAAATTAAAATTGTAGATCCTGATAGGCATGTTAATAGAATTATGGCGCAAATGAAAAAAGATTTGCGACTTTCTTTAGAACCAAGACATATAGAGTGTTTTGATAATTCTAATATTCAAGGAACAAATCCTGTAGCAGCTTGTGTAGTTTTTAAAGATGGTAAAGCTAGTAAGAAAGATTATCGCCATTTTAATATTAAAACTGTTGAAGGTCCAGATGATTTTGCATCAATGGAAGAGGTTGTGTATAGGAGATATAAGCGATTGTTAGATGAAAAAGAACCATTGCCACAATTAATTATTATTGATGGAGGAAAAGGACAACTGTCTTCTGCTTTAAAAAGTTTGGATAGTTTAGGGCTTAGGGGAAAGATTGCAATAGTTGGTATAGCTAAGCGATTAGAAGAATTGTTTTATCCTGATGACCCAATTCCGTTATATTTAGATAAAAAATCGGAAACGCTAAAGATTATTCAGCAATTAAGAAATGAAGCGCATCGTTTTGGAATTACTCATCATCGAGATAAGAGAAGTAAATCTGCTTTACAAAATTCATTAGAAAGTATTCCTGGAATAGGAGAAAAAACAATGATAACGTTATTAAAACATTTTAAAAGTGTTAAAAGAGTGCAAAATGCTTCATTGAAAGAAATTTCTGAGATAGTTGGTGTATCAAAAGCCAAAAAAATTTCCGACTTTTACAAGACAATTCAACAACCGCAATAA
- a CDS encoding patatin-like phospholipase family protein, with amino-acid sequence MKKIILLLSFLIFTQVSLSQDNNVEQSFPKIGLVLSGGGAKGLAHIGVLKVIDSLGIKIDYIGGTSMGAIIGGLYASGYSAKELDSIFTTVDVDALLQDFTPRDSKSFYEKRNDEMYALTLPFDNFKVGLPSALSKGLYNYNLLSRLTMSVCNIKDFDKLPIPFFCIATNVETGKEVVLDKGILPQAMIASGAIPTLYNPIEIDGKVLVDGGIVNNYPVELIRAKGMDIVIGVDVQDGLKNREQIEGATDLLVQVSNFSMIEKMEKKKKLTDIYIKPDITGFTVVSFEKGKEIIPRGVQATHKFMDQLITWQRLEKKQQENQKTPDSINIKDIKVSELDNYTRAYILGKLKFKQWNKVSVKTFEKGINNLNATQNFGSIAYSFQKNSDGENLILDLKEKKSNMFLKFGLHYDGLFKSSVLLNFTKKKLFTRNDVFSLDVILGDNFRYNLDYYIDNGFYWSFGLKSKFTTFGKNVPNDFNDGITLSNLGINSLNVDYSDLSNQIYLQTIFAQKFSIGAGLELKHLKVKSETLQNITPVFDNSDYFSAYGYMKFDSFNQKYFPKKGWYFNGEVKAYLYSSDYNNDFEKFTVAKADMGIVHTFYKKATIKLFTEGGFAVGENTISYLDFALGGYGFAPFNNFRSFYGYDFVGIVGDSYVKGTLEFDYEIFKKHHANFSANYANVGRKIFENLDGWLTKPSYSGYALGYGYETLIGPIEIKHSWSPETRDHYTWFSVGFQF; translated from the coding sequence ATGAAAAAGATAATCTTGTTACTAAGTTTTCTGATTTTTACTCAAGTTAGCTTGTCACAAGATAATAATGTTGAGCAATCATTTCCGAAAATAGGGCTTGTCCTTAGCGGTGGTGGCGCAAAAGGATTGGCGCATATAGGTGTTTTAAAGGTAATCGATTCTTTAGGGATAAAGATTGATTATATAGGAGGAACAAGTATGGGTGCTATTATAGGAGGATTGTATGCATCAGGTTATTCAGCTAAAGAATTGGATTCTATTTTTACGACTGTAGATGTAGATGCTTTATTACAAGACTTTACACCTAGAGATTCTAAGAGTTTTTATGAAAAACGAAATGATGAAATGTATGCGCTAACTTTACCATTTGATAATTTTAAAGTTGGATTGCCGTCTGCTTTATCGAAGGGATTGTATAATTATAATCTGCTCTCAAGATTAACTATGTCTGTTTGTAATATTAAGGATTTTGATAAATTACCAATTCCTTTTTTTTGTATAGCTACAAATGTTGAAACAGGAAAGGAAGTAGTTTTAGATAAAGGAATTCTTCCTCAGGCCATGATTGCAAGTGGGGCAATACCAACATTGTATAATCCTATTGAGATTGATGGTAAAGTGCTGGTAGATGGAGGTATTGTGAATAATTATCCTGTAGAGCTTATTAGAGCAAAAGGAATGGATATAGTGATTGGAGTGGATGTGCAAGATGGGTTAAAAAACAGAGAGCAGATAGAAGGGGCAACAGATTTGTTAGTACAGGTTTCTAATTTTTCAATGATTGAAAAAATGGAAAAGAAAAAAAAGTTAACTGATATCTATATTAAGCCAGATATAACAGGATTTACAGTTGTGTCTTTTGAAAAAGGGAAAGAAATAATTCCTCGCGGGGTTCAAGCAACACACAAGTTTATGGATCAGTTAATAACATGGCAGAGATTAGAAAAAAAGCAGCAAGAAAATCAAAAAACACCAGATTCTATAAATATAAAAGATATTAAGGTAAGTGAATTAGATAATTACACAAGGGCTTATATTCTAGGGAAATTAAAATTCAAACAATGGAATAAAGTTAGTGTCAAGACATTTGAAAAAGGAATAAATAATTTGAATGCTACTCAAAATTTTGGGTCAATTGCTTACTCTTTTCAAAAAAACAGTGATGGAGAGAATTTGATTCTTGATTTAAAAGAGAAAAAAAGTAATATGTTTCTGAAATTTGGTTTGCACTATGATGGCCTATTTAAAAGTAGTGTACTACTAAATTTTACGAAGAAAAAATTATTTACTAGAAATGATGTTTTTTCTTTAGATGTAATTTTAGGAGATAATTTCAGATATAATCTAGATTATTATATAGACAATGGATTTTATTGGAGTTTTGGATTAAAATCAAAATTTACAACATTTGGAAAAAATGTACCAAATGATTTTAATGATGGAATAACATTATCTAACCTAGGAATTAATTCTTTAAATGTTGATTATTCAGATTTAAGTAATCAAATTTATTTACAAACAATATTCGCTCAAAAATTTTCAATAGGAGCAGGTTTAGAATTGAAACATTTAAAAGTTAAATCAGAAACACTTCAAAATATAACACCTGTTTTTGATAACAGTGATTATTTTTCAGCTTATGGTTATATGAAGTTTGACTCGTTTAATCAAAAGTATTTTCCTAAAAAAGGATGGTATTTTAATGGAGAAGTAAAAGCGTATCTTTATTCATCAGATTATAATAATGATTTCGAAAAATTCACAGTAGCAAAGGCTGATATGGGAATTGTTCATACATTTTATAAAAAAGCTACAATAAAATTATTTACAGAAGGCGGATTTGCAGTTGGTGAGAATACTATTAGTTATTTAGATTTTGCTCTTGGAGGATATGGATTTGCACCATTTAATAATTTTAGATCCTTTTACGGGTATGATTTTGTTGGAATTGTAGGAGATAGTTATGTAAAAGGAACTTTAGAATTTGATTATGAAATTTTCAAAAAGCATCATGCTAATTTTAGTGCCAATTATGCTAATGTCGGGAGGAAAATTTTTGAAAATTTAGATGGCTGGTTAACCAAGCCAAGCTACTCAGGTTATGCATTGGGATATGGTTATGAAACATTAATAGGTCCTATTGAGATAAAACATTCATGGTCACCCGAAACGCGTGATCATTATACTTGGTTTTCAGTTGGTTTCCAGTTTTAA
- a CDS encoding homogentisate 1,2-dioxygenase: MPIYHKLGNIPYKRHIQFRKPNGDLYYEQLFGTIGFDGMSTNMYHEHRPTQVKEIKNQYSVAPKIAKENNIQSYRLKGFQVAPQDDFLESRKIVLTNTDCHIVLAAPKKSTTEYFYKNTDSDEVIFIHKGTGKLRTILGNLDFKYGDYLVIPRGIIYKIDFDTEDNRLFIVESRRPIYTPKRYRNWFGQLLEHAPFCERDIRRPNELETYDEKGDFVIKVKKRDEIIDMVYATHPFDVIGYDGYNYPYAFSIHDFEPITGRIHQPPPVHQTFETDAFVICSFVPRLYDYHPESIPAPYNHSNIDSDEVLYYVDGDFMSRNDIEAGHISLHPAGIPHGPHPGATERSIGKTETQELAVMVDTFKPLMVTEEAMKIADEKYYQSWLD, from the coding sequence ATGCCAATATATCACAAACTAGGAAATATTCCATATAAACGTCATATACAATTTCGAAAACCTAATGGAGATTTGTATTACGAACAGTTGTTTGGTACAATAGGTTTTGATGGAATGTCTACTAATATGTATCATGAACATCGTCCTACACAAGTTAAAGAAATAAAAAATCAATATAGTGTAGCGCCTAAAATTGCAAAAGAAAATAATATACAATCATATAGATTAAAAGGGTTTCAAGTTGCTCCACAAGATGATTTTTTAGAAAGTAGAAAAATTGTATTGACAAATACAGATTGTCATATTGTGTTAGCAGCACCTAAGAAATCAACTACAGAGTATTTCTATAAAAATACAGATTCAGATGAAGTTATATTTATTCATAAAGGAACAGGTAAATTAAGAACTATATTAGGAAATTTAGACTTTAAATATGGAGACTATTTAGTTATCCCTCGTGGAATTATCTATAAAATAGATTTTGACACAGAAGATAATAGATTGTTCATAGTAGAGTCTAGAAGGCCTATTTACACTCCTAAAAGATATAGAAATTGGTTTGGTCAATTGCTTGAACACGCACCATTTTGCGAAAGAGATATTCGTAGGCCAAATGAGTTGGAAACTTATGATGAAAAAGGAGATTTCGTAATAAAAGTAAAGAAAAGAGATGAAATTATAGACATGGTTTATGCGACACATCCTTTCGATGTTATAGGATATGATGGCTATAATTATCCGTATGCTTTTTCAATTCATGATTTTGAGCCAATTACTGGAAGAATTCATCAACCGCCTCCTGTGCATCAAACATTTGAAACAGATGCTTTTGTGATTTGTTCATTTGTTCCAAGATTGTATGATTATCACCCAGAATCAATTCCTGCGCCATATAATCATAGTAATATAGATTCCGATGAGGTATTATATTATGTAGATGGTGATTTTATGAGTCGAAATGATATAGAAGCAGGTCATATTTCTTTGCACCCAGCAGGTATTCCTCATGGACCACACCCTGGAGCAACTGAAAGAAGTATTGGAAAAACAGAGACACAAGAACTAGCTGTTATGGTGGATACTTTTAAACCACTAATGGTTACAGAAGAAGCAATGAAAATTGCAGATGAAAAGTATTATCAATCTTGGTTAGATTAA